A portion of the Halobacillus ihumii genome contains these proteins:
- a CDS encoding DUF2624 domain-containing protein: MKHVAQQIVMQKLRQLTVEDILHYSQKYHIKVTKNEAKQIVTALKKNQENPFDPAGRKRMLKNLAAITSTETAKSVQHILIKLAKEHGVEHWLQ; the protein is encoded by the coding sequence ATGAAACATGTGGCACAACAGATTGTGATGCAGAAATTAAGGCAATTAACTGTTGAGGATATTCTTCACTACAGCCAAAAATACCATATTAAGGTAACTAAAAATGAAGCCAAACAAATTGTGACCGCTCTTAAGAAAAATCAGGAAAATCCTTTCGATCCTGCTGGAAGAAAGCGTATGTTGAAAAATTTAGCGGCCATCACTTCTACTGAAACTGCAAAATCAGTTCAGCACATACTCATTAAACTTGCTAAGGAACACGGTGTTGAACATTGGCTTCAATAA